In Dehalococcoidales bacterium, a single window of DNA contains:
- a CDS encoding DUF1622 domain-containing protein, producing the protein MIVLEVVSWAIAIAGAAIISWGIIKGFFQFIKHEIVSFKKTSPSDYIREIRLLAGQHLLLGLEFLIGADIIRTIIEPGLEEIAILGAIVAIRTVISYFLTREMKAT; encoded by the coding sequence ATGATTGTTTTGGAAGTCGTTAGCTGGGCAATTGCCATTGCCGGAGCTGCTATTATCAGCTGGGGCATTATCAAGGGTTTCTTTCAATTCATCAAGCATGAAATTGTCAGCTTTAAGAAAACTAGCCCTTCTGATTACATCCGGGAAATCCGCTTACTCGCGGGCCAGCACCTGTTACTCGGACTGGAATTCCTGATTGGAGCTGATATTATACGCACCATAATTGAACCTGGATTGGAAGAAATTGCCATCTTGGGGGCTATCGTCGCAATTCGTACCGTTATCAGCTATTTTTTAACCAGAGAAATGAAAGCAACTTGA
- a CDS encoding acetyl-CoA carboxylase biotin carboxylase subunit, producing MIKKVLVANRGEIAIRVMRAAREIGIATVAVYSEADKDSIFVKYADEAYCIGPSSARESYLNIPTIIGVAKTCGADAIHPGYGFLAENAEFAQACEIAEIIFVGPSSRVLELVGNKTSARQIAAAAGVPVTPGINECVDLAQVENEVEIIGYPVIIKPADGGGGIGMQVVSCRNELKKALEMSSSIAARAFGKGNVYIEKYLEHPRHIEVQILADSHGNIVHLGERECSIQRMHNKLIEEAPSPVVTPEIRSRMGKLAVEFARSVNYRGVGTVEFIYSEGHFYFIEMNARIQVEHTVTEMVTGIDIVKEQLSIASGLPLSVTQDEVKINGWSLECRINAEDPFNHFTPSPGALKAYRSPGGIGIRVDSGVYNGFVISPYYHPMISKLVAWGRNRDEVIIRMRRALYEYIIVGVKTNIILHKAIMENPRFISGDLRTDFIDQEKNLVGDMLRIQERDRASVERLKETFKFMP from the coding sequence ATGATTAAAAAAGTCCTCGTAGCCAATCGTGGTGAAATCGCAATAAGGGTTATGCGTGCCGCACGTGAAATCGGCATTGCAACAGTTGCTGTCTATTCTGAGGCAGATAAAGATTCGATATTTGTTAAATATGCCGATGAAGCATACTGCATAGGGCCATCTTCTGCCCGGGAAAGCTATTTAAACATACCCACGATTATTGGTGTAGCTAAAACCTGCGGCGCTGATGCCATCCACCCTGGATACGGCTTTCTGGCAGAAAATGCAGAATTCGCGCAAGCTTGTGAAATTGCAGAAATAATTTTCGTTGGGCCGTCAAGCCGGGTACTTGAGCTGGTAGGCAACAAGACTTCTGCTCGTCAGATAGCCGCAGCAGCCGGAGTACCGGTCACACCTGGTATCAATGAGTGTGTTGATCTGGCTCAAGTTGAAAATGAAGTCGAAATAATTGGCTACCCCGTTATAATCAAACCCGCAGACGGTGGCGGCGGGATTGGTATGCAGGTTGTGTCATGCAGAAATGAGCTTAAAAAAGCGCTTGAGATGAGCTCATCGATAGCCGCTAGAGCCTTCGGCAAGGGAAATGTATATATAGAAAAATATCTGGAGCATCCACGTCATATCGAAGTCCAGATATTAGCTGATTCACATGGCAACATTGTTCATCTCGGTGAACGAGAATGCTCTATTCAACGCATGCACAATAAACTTATTGAAGAAGCACCTTCACCAGTAGTCACCCCGGAAATTCGTTCGAGAATGGGTAAACTTGCTGTTGAATTTGCACGCAGTGTAAATTATCGAGGTGTCGGGACCGTAGAGTTTATCTATTCCGAAGGACACTTTTATTTCATCGAAATGAACGCCAGAATCCAGGTCGAACATACAGTAACTGAAATGGTAACCGGCATCGATATAGTAAAAGAACAACTAAGTATTGCATCCGGATTACCACTGTCCGTTACACAAGATGAGGTCAAGATTAATGGCTGGTCATTAGAATGCCGAATTAACGCTGAAGATCCATTTAATCACTTTACACCGTCGCCGGGAGCGCTTAAAGCGTATCGCTCACCTGGTGGTATCGGCATCAGGGTAGACTCCGGTGTTTATAATGGCTTCGTCATCAGCCCCTATTATCATCCAATGATATCCAAGCTGGTCGCATGGGGGAGAAACCGGGATGAAGTGATCATCAGGATGAGGCGCGCGTTATATGAATATATTATTGTAGGGGTTAAAACCAACATCATTCTTCACAAAGCAATAATGGAAAATCCCAGATTCATCTCTGGAGACCTACGTACCGATTTTATTGACCAGGAAAAGAATCTTGTTGGTGACATGCTTCGTATACAAGAACGCGACCGCGCTTCGGTAGAACGACTCAAAGAAACTTTCAAATTTATGCCTTAA
- a CDS encoding 4Fe-4S binding protein, with protein MAKIRRPIIIIDEEKCDGCGVCVPACAEGALQIIEGKARLISEIYCDGLGACLGKCPKGAISIEDRLATEFDEKAANIQAKNKEMGSEAEIGSCPSALMALFNKPAKSQQTDSKLPNPSALYYWPVQLALVPPSASFLHKADVLLVADCVPFAYANFHRDLVMGRPLLAACPKLDNYDAHRSKLAEIFNQSVPASLSVIKMEVPCCNALVQMAKQAMKDAGKEIPIQEITVGTNGKVL; from the coding sequence ATGGCTAAAATAAGGCGCCCAATCATCATCATAGATGAAGAAAAATGTGACGGCTGCGGAGTATGCGTACCCGCATGCGCCGAAGGAGCACTGCAAATAATCGAAGGCAAGGCTAGGCTAATCAGCGAAATATATTGCGATGGACTGGGGGCTTGTCTTGGCAAATGCCCAAAGGGAGCAATAAGCATCGAAGATCGCCTGGCTACTGAATTTGATGAAAAAGCAGCTAATATCCAAGCCAAAAACAAGGAAATGGGGTCGGAGGCGGAAATCGGCAGCTGCCCTTCTGCCCTGATGGCATTATTCAACAAACCCGCTAAATCTCAACAAACCGATAGCAAGCTACCCAATCCATCTGCGCTCTATTATTGGCCAGTACAGCTTGCACTGGTGCCTCCATCTGCATCTTTCCTGCATAAAGCAGATGTATTACTGGTGGCTGACTGCGTACCGTTTGCTTATGCTAATTTCCACCGCGACCTGGTAATGGGAAGGCCTTTACTGGCCGCCTGCCCCAAGCTTGATAATTATGATGCGCATCGCAGCAAACTTGCTGAAATCTTCAACCAATCTGTACCGGCAAGTCTTTCCGTGATAAAAATGGAAGTGCCATGCTGCAACGCTTTAGTGCAAATGGCCAAGCAGGCAATGAAAGACGCAGGAAAGGAAATCCCAATTCAGGAAATTACTGTTGGCACAAATGGAAAGGTGTTATAG